The Nothobranchius furzeri strain GRZ-AD chromosome 6, NfurGRZ-RIMD1, whole genome shotgun sequence genome includes a region encoding these proteins:
- the LOC107396749 gene encoding ras-GEF domain-containing family member 1B-B isoform X2, producing MPPTTPHAGKFNSCPPYSNNNHPQPQSPYRSHTAPKPSRENVYNGAYSVAENPYDVPQPHAAYRSCSVSSVNANEHHYSSSCAISGNPYSLPQPQSPRQHSTSCPGRAYRHTSNCSSSSSSDQSCRNSGSSAKARLCGHSITASYGEMCYHDNSLVSASLEALIQHLVPTVDYYPDRSYVFTFLLSSRLFLHPYELMTRVCHLCVEQQRSGDALLDKLLTEWTETFPYDFRDERMMRCLKDMTLQVARGDEYSWRAMQQMTQRLIKRLSALGQYEEAVAALNAVAQERPASLKSKQTSAQRSDILSVCDDPFILAQQLTHIELDRLSFIGPEEFIQSFAMKDPLENHKGFFRKRKTSNLEAYVNWFNRLSFLVATEICMPVKKKHRARIIEFFIDVAQECFNIGNFNSLMAIITGMNMSPVARLKKTWNKVNTDKFEILEHQMDPSSNFSNYRTALRGATQRSETAHSSQEKIVIPFFSLLIKDIYFLNEGCANRLPNGHINFEKLWELAKQVSEFLVWRQVICPFDRDRRILQYLVTTPVFTEDELHLASYESEGPENNMEKDSRRSLRSSLLHRENRS from the exons ATGCCTCCCACCACTCCTCATGCAGGGAAGTTCAACTCCTGCCCTCCTTACAGTAACAACAACCATCCTCAGCCTCAGAGCCCGTACCGAAGCCACACCGCGCCGAAGCCTTCGAGGGAGAACGTGTACAACGGGGCCTACTCCGTGGCCGAAAACCCCTACGATGTACCGCAGCCTCACGCTGCCTATCGCAGCTGCTCGGTTTCCTCTGTGAATGCGAATGAGCACCATTACAGCAGCAGCTGTGCCATTTCGGGGAACCCATACTCTTTGCCGCAGCCCCAAAGCCCTCGCCAGCACAGCACTTCCTGTCCGGGCCGGGCGTACCGTCACACGAgcaactgcagcagcagcagcagcagcgaccAGTCCTGCCGTAACAGCGGGTCCTCAGCAAAAGCTCGGCTTTGTGGGCACAGCATCACTGCCAGCTATGGGGAGATGTGTTACCATGACAACAGTTTGGTTTCAGCTTCGCTCGAGGCGCTGATCCAGCACCTGGTTCCTACAGTGGACTACTACCCTGAT AGGTCATACGTGTTCACCTTCCTGCTGAGTTCACGCCTCTTCCTGCACCCCTATGAGCTGATGACGAGGGTTTGTCACCTGTGTGTGGAGCAGCAGCGGTCCggagatgctctgctggataag CTTTTGACGGAGTGGACAGAGACGTTTCCGTACGACTTCAGAGACGAGAGGATGATGCGTTGCCTTAAAGACATGACGCTCCAAGTGGCTCGAGGGGATGAG TACTCCTGGAGGGCCATGCAGCAGATGACCCAGCGTCTCATCAAGCGCCTGTCTGCTCTGGGTCAGTATGAGGAGGCCGTGGCGGCGCTCAACGCCGTGGCACAGGAGCGTCCCGCCTCTCTGAAAAGCAAACAGACGTCAGCTCAGCGGAGCGATATTCTGAGCGTGTGCGATGATCCCTTCATCCTCGCTCAGCAGCTAACACACATCGAACTG GACAGACTGAGCTTCATCGGCCCGGAGGAGTTCATACAGTCATTCGCTATGAAGGATCCTCTGGAGAACCACAAG ggTTTCTTCCGAAAACGTAAAACCAGCAACCTGGAGGCCTATGTCAACTGGTTCAACAGGCTGAGCTTCCTGGTGGCTACTGAGATCTGTATG CCAGTGAAGAAGAAACACCGAGCGCGGATCATCGAGTTCTTCATCGACGTCGCTCAGGAATgcttcaacattggcaacttcaaCTCTCTGATGGCCATCATCA CTGGGATGAACATGAGTCCTGTCGCCAGGCTgaagaagacctggaacaaagtcAACACAGACAAGTTTGAAATCCTGGAG CACCAGATGGACCCGTCCAGTAACTTCAGTAACTATCGCACGGCGCTACGCGGCGCCACCCAGAGGTCTGAGACTGCACACAGCAGCCAGGAGAAG ATTGTGATCCCATTCTTCAGCCTGCTCATTAAAGACATCTACTTCCTGAATGAAGGCTGTGCCAACAGGCTGCCTAATGGACACATCAATTTTGAG AAACTGTGGGAACTGGCAAAGCAGGTGAGCGAGTTTCTGGTCTGGCGTCAGGTCATTTGCCCTTTCGACAGAGACCGCCGCATCCTTCAGTATCTTGTCACCACGCCCGTTTTCACTGAAGACG AGCTGCATTTGGCTTCATATGAGAGCGAAGGACCGGAGAACAACATGGAGAAAGACAGTCGGAGGTCCCTCAG GTCTTCCCTTCTCCATCGAGAGAATCGATCTTAA
- the LOC107396749 gene encoding ras-GEF domain-containing family member 1B-B isoform X1: MPPTTPHAGKFNSCPPYSNNNHPQPQSPYRSHTAPKPSRENVYNGAYSVAENPYDVPQPHAAYRSCSVSSVNANEHHYSSSCAISGNPYSLPQPQSPRQHSTSCPGRAYRHTSNCSSSSSSDQSCRNSGSSAKARLCGHSITASYGEMCYHDNSLVSASLEALIQHLVPTVDYYPDRSYVFTFLLSSRLFLHPYELMTRVCHLCVEQQRSGDALLDKVAPKLVQLLTEWTETFPYDFRDERMMRCLKDMTLQVARGDEYSWRAMQQMTQRLIKRLSALGQYEEAVAALNAVAQERPASLKSKQTSAQRSDILSVCDDPFILAQQLTHIELDRLSFIGPEEFIQSFAMKDPLENHKGFFRKRKTSNLEAYVNWFNRLSFLVATEICMPVKKKHRARIIEFFIDVAQECFNIGNFNSLMAIITGMNMSPVARLKKTWNKVNTDKFEILEHQMDPSSNFSNYRTALRGATQRSETAHSSQEKIVIPFFSLLIKDIYFLNEGCANRLPNGHINFEKLWELAKQVSEFLVWRQVICPFDRDRRILQYLVTTPVFTEDELHLASYESEGPENNMEKDSRRSLRSSLLHRENRS; this comes from the exons ATGCCTCCCACCACTCCTCATGCAGGGAAGTTCAACTCCTGCCCTCCTTACAGTAACAACAACCATCCTCAGCCTCAGAGCCCGTACCGAAGCCACACCGCGCCGAAGCCTTCGAGGGAGAACGTGTACAACGGGGCCTACTCCGTGGCCGAAAACCCCTACGATGTACCGCAGCCTCACGCTGCCTATCGCAGCTGCTCGGTTTCCTCTGTGAATGCGAATGAGCACCATTACAGCAGCAGCTGTGCCATTTCGGGGAACCCATACTCTTTGCCGCAGCCCCAAAGCCCTCGCCAGCACAGCACTTCCTGTCCGGGCCGGGCGTACCGTCACACGAgcaactgcagcagcagcagcagcagcgaccAGTCCTGCCGTAACAGCGGGTCCTCAGCAAAAGCTCGGCTTTGTGGGCACAGCATCACTGCCAGCTATGGGGAGATGTGTTACCATGACAACAGTTTGGTTTCAGCTTCGCTCGAGGCGCTGATCCAGCACCTGGTTCCTACAGTGGACTACTACCCTGAT AGGTCATACGTGTTCACCTTCCTGCTGAGTTCACGCCTCTTCCTGCACCCCTATGAGCTGATGACGAGGGTTTGTCACCTGTGTGTGGAGCAGCAGCGGTCCggagatgctctgctggataag GTGGCACCTAAACTGGTCCAGCTTTTGACGGAGTGGACAGAGACGTTTCCGTACGACTTCAGAGACGAGAGGATGATGCGTTGCCTTAAAGACATGACGCTCCAAGTGGCTCGAGGGGATGAG TACTCCTGGAGGGCCATGCAGCAGATGACCCAGCGTCTCATCAAGCGCCTGTCTGCTCTGGGTCAGTATGAGGAGGCCGTGGCGGCGCTCAACGCCGTGGCACAGGAGCGTCCCGCCTCTCTGAAAAGCAAACAGACGTCAGCTCAGCGGAGCGATATTCTGAGCGTGTGCGATGATCCCTTCATCCTCGCTCAGCAGCTAACACACATCGAACTG GACAGACTGAGCTTCATCGGCCCGGAGGAGTTCATACAGTCATTCGCTATGAAGGATCCTCTGGAGAACCACAAG ggTTTCTTCCGAAAACGTAAAACCAGCAACCTGGAGGCCTATGTCAACTGGTTCAACAGGCTGAGCTTCCTGGTGGCTACTGAGATCTGTATG CCAGTGAAGAAGAAACACCGAGCGCGGATCATCGAGTTCTTCATCGACGTCGCTCAGGAATgcttcaacattggcaacttcaaCTCTCTGATGGCCATCATCA CTGGGATGAACATGAGTCCTGTCGCCAGGCTgaagaagacctggaacaaagtcAACACAGACAAGTTTGAAATCCTGGAG CACCAGATGGACCCGTCCAGTAACTTCAGTAACTATCGCACGGCGCTACGCGGCGCCACCCAGAGGTCTGAGACTGCACACAGCAGCCAGGAGAAG ATTGTGATCCCATTCTTCAGCCTGCTCATTAAAGACATCTACTTCCTGAATGAAGGCTGTGCCAACAGGCTGCCTAATGGACACATCAATTTTGAG AAACTGTGGGAACTGGCAAAGCAGGTGAGCGAGTTTCTGGTCTGGCGTCAGGTCATTTGCCCTTTCGACAGAGACCGCCGCATCCTTCAGTATCTTGTCACCACGCCCGTTTTCACTGAAGACG AGCTGCATTTGGCTTCATATGAGAGCGAAGGACCGGAGAACAACATGGAGAAAGACAGTCGGAGGTCCCTCAG GTCTTCCCTTCTCCATCGAGAGAATCGATCTTAA
- the LOC107396772 gene encoding anthrax toxin receptor 2 isoform X2, whose protein sequence is MADNARAFGARVYCVGVMDFDPKQLEDIADGTEQVFPVMSGFHALKDIVSKILKQSCSEVFTIEPSSVCVNESFNVVLRGTGFSGSKRIDNILCVLSVNQAVYNERPTVVEDGYLLCPAPLLQEVGQSLEVLVSLNNGKSYISGPITISATTCSDGTWVLWLLLALLLLLILALLWWFWPLCCTVVIRDPPPSRPPPPPPVIESEEDLLSKHKWPTVDASYYGGRGPGGIRRMEVRWGQKGSTEEGSRLEKAKNAVVTMPEEVDEPIVPRPPPRPPPVYNSPSQSKWYTPIKGRVDALMALLRRQYDRVAIMRPTPQDKGRCIHFTRVQSR, encoded by the exons ATG GCTGATAACGCCAGAGCCTTTGGAGCCAGAGTGTACTGTGTTGGAGTCATGGACTTTGACCCCAAACAG CTGGAAGACATAGCAGACGGCACAGAGCAAGTCTTCCCTGTTATGTCTGGCTTTCATGCCCTCAAGGATATCGTCAGCAAG ATCCTGAAACAGTCGTGCAGTGAAGTGTTCACAATAGAGCCATCTAGTGTTTGTGTAAACG aGTCTTTTAACGTGGTTCTGAGGGGTACTGGCTTCAGCGGATCCAAGAGGATAGACAACATTCTCTGTGTTCTTTCGGTCAATCAAGCAGTTTACA ATGAGAGGCCAACGGTTGTTGAGGACGGCTATCTGCTGTGTCCAGCTCCTCTTCTCCAAGAAGTCGGACA ATCACTGGAAGTGCTGGTTAGCTTGAATAATGGAAAATCCTACATCTCTGGTCCCATCACCATATCTGCTACGACATGC TCAGATGGGACCTGGGTGTTGTGGCTGCTGCTGGCCTTGTTGCTGTTACTGATTCTGGCTTTACTGTGgtggttctggcctctctgctgCACTGTG GTCATCAGGGACCCACCCCCCTCCCGaccccctcctccacctcctgtcATT GAGTCAGAGGAGGATCTTTTATCCAAACACAAGTGGCCTACAGTGGATGCTTCCTACTATGGAGGAAGGGGTCCTGGAGGAATCCGACGCATGGAG GTGCGATGGGGTCAGAAGGGATCCACCGAGGAAGGGTCACGGCTGGAGAAGGCTAAAAATGCTGTAGTCACCATGCCGGAGGAGGTGGATGAACCCATCGTCCCTCGGCCACCACCGAGACCTCCTCCAGTCTACAACTCCCCGTCCCAGTCCAAATGGTACACCCCCATCAAG GGGCGTGTTGATGCACTGATGGCTTTACTGAGGAGACAGTATGACAGAGTGGCAATCATGAGGCCAACACCTCAGGACAAG GGTCGCTGCATCCACTTCACCAGAGTTCAGTCTCGCTGA
- the LOC107396772 gene encoding anthrax toxin receptor 2 isoform X1 has translation MAREQADNARAFGARVYCVGVMDFDPKQLEDIADGTEQVFPVMSGFHALKDIVSKILKQSCSEVFTIEPSSVCVNESFNVVLRGTGFSGSKRIDNILCVLSVNQAVYNERPTVVEDGYLLCPAPLLQEVGQSLEVLVSLNNGKSYISGPITISATTCSDGTWVLWLLLALLLLLILALLWWFWPLCCTVVIRDPPPSRPPPPPPVIESEEDLLSKHKWPTVDASYYGGRGPGGIRRMEVRWGQKGSTEEGSRLEKAKNAVVTMPEEVDEPIVPRPPPRPPPVYNSPSQSKWYTPIKGRVDALMALLRRQYDRVAIMRPTPQDKGRCIHFTRVQSR, from the exons ATGGCACGAGAACAG GCTGATAACGCCAGAGCCTTTGGAGCCAGAGTGTACTGTGTTGGAGTCATGGACTTTGACCCCAAACAG CTGGAAGACATAGCAGACGGCACAGAGCAAGTCTTCCCTGTTATGTCTGGCTTTCATGCCCTCAAGGATATCGTCAGCAAG ATCCTGAAACAGTCGTGCAGTGAAGTGTTCACAATAGAGCCATCTAGTGTTTGTGTAAACG aGTCTTTTAACGTGGTTCTGAGGGGTACTGGCTTCAGCGGATCCAAGAGGATAGACAACATTCTCTGTGTTCTTTCGGTCAATCAAGCAGTTTACA ATGAGAGGCCAACGGTTGTTGAGGACGGCTATCTGCTGTGTCCAGCTCCTCTTCTCCAAGAAGTCGGACA ATCACTGGAAGTGCTGGTTAGCTTGAATAATGGAAAATCCTACATCTCTGGTCCCATCACCATATCTGCTACGACATGC TCAGATGGGACCTGGGTGTTGTGGCTGCTGCTGGCCTTGTTGCTGTTACTGATTCTGGCTTTACTGTGgtggttctggcctctctgctgCACTGTG GTCATCAGGGACCCACCCCCCTCCCGaccccctcctccacctcctgtcATT GAGTCAGAGGAGGATCTTTTATCCAAACACAAGTGGCCTACAGTGGATGCTTCCTACTATGGAGGAAGGGGTCCTGGAGGAATCCGACGCATGGAG GTGCGATGGGGTCAGAAGGGATCCACCGAGGAAGGGTCACGGCTGGAGAAGGCTAAAAATGCTGTAGTCACCATGCCGGAGGAGGTGGATGAACCCATCGTCCCTCGGCCACCACCGAGACCTCCTCCAGTCTACAACTCCCCGTCCCAGTCCAAATGGTACACCCCCATCAAG GGGCGTGTTGATGCACTGATGGCTTTACTGAGGAGACAGTATGACAGAGTGGCAATCATGAGGCCAACACCTCAGGACAAG GGTCGCTGCATCCACTTCACCAGAGTTCAGTCTCGCTGA
- the LOC107396805 gene encoding progestin and adipoQ receptor family member 3 isoform X2 codes for MMPQKLLNTAHYIELGSYQHWPVLLPQRIRLYTYEQIPLFLKENPYITDGYRAHLPSRLCLKSICILSNETVNIWSHLLGFLLFFSLGVSDLSSVLPDAGANRKDYIIYAIGLFCFQVCMLCSVGYHLFSCHRSEKTCRRWLALDYAGISVGILGCYVPGIFYAFYCNAFWRQVYLLTVLSLILAVFCAQIHPRYLSNDWKVIRMTIFSGVAGIGVIPACHWVWLSEGFTSEIVQLFFPRVIVMYLIAGSAFLFYATKIPERYFPGEICSSFSLKKWRRFSLKLGLLGNVEGSLNLRTTNFVVVTFLFARIKSEFSPKFSLRETLWFWLAFSTPPPSVCLNSLS; via the exons ATG ATGCCACAGAAGCTGCTGAATACTGCCCACTACATAGAGCTGGGTAGTTACCAGCACTGGCCGGTGCTGCTGCCACAGAGGATCCGACTGTACACCTACGAACAGATCCCCCTTTTCCTTAAGGAGAACCCGTACATCACTGACGGCTACAGAGCTCACCTGCCCTCCAGACTCTGCCTGAAGAG TATTTGTATTCTGTCTAATGAGACGGTGAACATCTGGAGCCACCTTCTTGGcttcctccttttcttctccctggGAGTCAGTGACCTCTCCTCAGTCCTGCCAGATGCTGGAGCCAACAGAAAAGATTACATCATCTATGCCATAGGGCTTTTCTGCTTTCAG GTATGCATGCTCTGCTCAGTGGGATATCACCTGTTCTCGTGCCATCGCTCAGAGAAAACCTGTCGCCGCTGGCTGGCGCTGGACTACGCGGGCATTTCTGTGGGCATCCTGGGCTGCTACGTTCCTGGGATCTTCTATGCTTTTTACTGTAACGCT TTCTGGCGGCAGGTCTACTTGCTGACGGTGCTGTCCCTGATCCTGGCCGTCTTCTGTGCTCAGATCCACCCTCGTTACCTCAGCAACGACTGGAAAGTTATCAGAATGACAATCTTCTCCGGTGTGGCGGGCATCGGTGTAATTCCTGCCTGTCATTGGGTGTGGCTGAGTGAAGGATTTACCTCTGAAATTGTGCAG CTCTTCTTCCCTCGTGTGATTGTGATGTATCTCATAGCTGGATCTGCATTCCTGTTCTACGCCACCAAAATCCCAGAGCGTTATTTCCCCGGTGAGATTTGCTCGTCTTTTTCTCTGAAAAAATGGAGACGCTTCAGTTTAAAACTGGGACTCTTAGGAAATGTTGAGGGAAGTCTGAATTTGAGAACCACAAATTTTGTAGTTGTGACATTTTTATTTGCCAGGATTAAATCTGAGTTTTCTCCAAAATTCTCTTTAAGAGAAACTTTGTGGTTTTGgctagcttttagcacccccccccccagtgtcTGTTTAAATTCATTGTCGTAA
- the LOC107396805 gene encoding progestin and adipoQ receptor family member 3 isoform X3 — protein MPSPFCPPLLKMPQKLLNTAHYIELGSYQHWPVLLPQRIRLYTYEQIPLFLKENPYITDGYRAHLPSRLCLKSICILSNETVNIWSHLLGFLLFFSLGVSDLSSVLPDAGANRKDYIIYAIGLFCFQVCMLCSVGYHLFSCHRSEKTCRRWLALDYAGISVGILGCYVPGIFYAFYCNAFWRQVYLLTVLSLILAVFCAQIHPRYLSNDWKVIRMTIFSGVAGIGVIPACHWVWLSEGFTSEIVQLFFPRVIVMYLIAGSAFLFYATKIPERYFPGQVNYVGASHQVWHVLVVLMFYWWHQTAVHIMHFRHSRPCLGLSSSFT, from the exons ATG CCCTCACCTTTCTGCCCCCCGCTGCTGAAGATGCCACAGAAGCTGCTGAATACTGCCCACTACATAGAGCTGGGTAGTTACCAGCACTGGCCGGTGCTGCTGCCACAGAGGATCCGACTGTACACCTACGAACAGATCCCCCTTTTCCTTAAGGAGAACCCGTACATCACTGACGGCTACAGAGCTCACCTGCCCTCCAGACTCTGCCTGAAGAG TATTTGTATTCTGTCTAATGAGACGGTGAACATCTGGAGCCACCTTCTTGGcttcctccttttcttctccctggGAGTCAGTGACCTCTCCTCAGTCCTGCCAGATGCTGGAGCCAACAGAAAAGATTACATCATCTATGCCATAGGGCTTTTCTGCTTTCAG GTATGCATGCTCTGCTCAGTGGGATATCACCTGTTCTCGTGCCATCGCTCAGAGAAAACCTGTCGCCGCTGGCTGGCGCTGGACTACGCGGGCATTTCTGTGGGCATCCTGGGCTGCTACGTTCCTGGGATCTTCTATGCTTTTTACTGTAACGCT TTCTGGCGGCAGGTCTACTTGCTGACGGTGCTGTCCCTGATCCTGGCCGTCTTCTGTGCTCAGATCCACCCTCGTTACCTCAGCAACGACTGGAAAGTTATCAGAATGACAATCTTCTCCGGTGTGGCGGGCATCGGTGTAATTCCTGCCTGTCATTGGGTGTGGCTGAGTGAAGGATTTACCTCTGAAATTGTGCAG CTCTTCTTCCCTCGTGTGATTGTGATGTATCTCATAGCTGGATCTGCATTCCTGTTCTACGCCACCAAAATCCCAGAGCGTTATTTCCCCG GTCAGGTGAACTACGTCGGTGCCAGCCACCAGGTGTGGCACGTCCTGGTGGTCCTGATGTTCTACTGGTGGCATCAGACCGCCGTGCACATCATGCACTTCCGACACAGCCGGCCATGTCTCGGCCTGAGCAGCAGCTTTACCTAA
- the LOC107396805 gene encoding progestin and adipoQ receptor family member 3 isoform X1 yields MPSPFCPPLLKMPQKLLNTAHYIELGSYQHWPVLLPQRIRLYTYEQIPLFLKENPYITDGYRAHLPSRLCLKSICILSNETVNIWSHLLGFLLFFSLGVSDLSSVLPDAGANRKDYIIYAIGLFCFQVCMLCSVGYHLFSCHRSEKTCRRWLALDYAGISVGILGCYVPGIFYAFYCNAFWRQVYLLTVLSLILAVFCAQIHPRYLSNDWKVIRMTIFSGVAGIGVIPACHWVWLSEGFTSEIVQLFFPRVIVMYLIAGSAFLFYATKIPERYFPGEICSSFSLKKWRRFSLKLGLLGNVEGSLNLRTTNFVVVTFLFARIKSEFSPKFSLRETLWFWLAFSTPPPSVCLNSLS; encoded by the exons ATG CCCTCACCTTTCTGCCCCCCGCTGCTGAAGATGCCACAGAAGCTGCTGAATACTGCCCACTACATAGAGCTGGGTAGTTACCAGCACTGGCCGGTGCTGCTGCCACAGAGGATCCGACTGTACACCTACGAACAGATCCCCCTTTTCCTTAAGGAGAACCCGTACATCACTGACGGCTACAGAGCTCACCTGCCCTCCAGACTCTGCCTGAAGAG TATTTGTATTCTGTCTAATGAGACGGTGAACATCTGGAGCCACCTTCTTGGcttcctccttttcttctccctggGAGTCAGTGACCTCTCCTCAGTCCTGCCAGATGCTGGAGCCAACAGAAAAGATTACATCATCTATGCCATAGGGCTTTTCTGCTTTCAG GTATGCATGCTCTGCTCAGTGGGATATCACCTGTTCTCGTGCCATCGCTCAGAGAAAACCTGTCGCCGCTGGCTGGCGCTGGACTACGCGGGCATTTCTGTGGGCATCCTGGGCTGCTACGTTCCTGGGATCTTCTATGCTTTTTACTGTAACGCT TTCTGGCGGCAGGTCTACTTGCTGACGGTGCTGTCCCTGATCCTGGCCGTCTTCTGTGCTCAGATCCACCCTCGTTACCTCAGCAACGACTGGAAAGTTATCAGAATGACAATCTTCTCCGGTGTGGCGGGCATCGGTGTAATTCCTGCCTGTCATTGGGTGTGGCTGAGTGAAGGATTTACCTCTGAAATTGTGCAG CTCTTCTTCCCTCGTGTGATTGTGATGTATCTCATAGCTGGATCTGCATTCCTGTTCTACGCCACCAAAATCCCAGAGCGTTATTTCCCCGGTGAGATTTGCTCGTCTTTTTCTCTGAAAAAATGGAGACGCTTCAGTTTAAAACTGGGACTCTTAGGAAATGTTGAGGGAAGTCTGAATTTGAGAACCACAAATTTTGTAGTTGTGACATTTTTATTTGCCAGGATTAAATCTGAGTTTTCTCCAAAATTCTCTTTAAGAGAAACTTTGTGGTTTTGgctagcttttagcacccccccccccagtgtcTGTTTAAATTCATTGTCGTAA